The Prosthecobacter debontii genomic sequence GGCTTCTTCATCCGGTGTGCCTTTCGGGGGCTGACCGGCGAAAACGCGGATGTGCGGGGCATTCATGACAGCTGCGTGGTCGATCCACTGCTTCACGTTGGCGATTTCTTGGTCGCGTTTTTCTCCCTTCGGAAGGGCGAAGTTATTGCCCACGGCAGTGCCTGCGAGTTGCACGCCACGCAGATACGCATGGCGCTTCACTTCCAGCAAAAAGGCTTCGTCCACATCGGGTGGGAAGAAGTAGCTGGTCACTTCGGCTCCCGGGACATTGTGATCTGCGCACCAGTCGATGAAATCCAGGATGCTCCAGAGCTTCTCGCCGTCTTTGGCCTTTTGCTCCTTGCCACGCGACCATTGGAACTTTTCGCGGAAGCTGTAGGCGGCGACACCGAGTTGCATGCGACTTTGACCAGCGCGGTTGATGGGCTCGATGGCTGGCAGGGCGGAGGCCCCGAGGGCGCTCAGACTGGTGGTGAGGAAGGAACGACGTGAAATCATGGTGAGATTGGGGAGTGTAGTGAACGCAGCGCAGAAACGAATATTAATTTTCCGGTGAGATTTGATTCTCTCGCACCGTCGCTTCCGCCTGTTGGACGGAAATGGGGGCTTGGTCCGTCAGATTGTAATCCCGGGCCATGCGAGGCTCGCGGACCAGATTCACTCGGCGGAGGGTGTTGTTTTCCACCATCACTCCTCGGGAAGCGGTGATGGTGATGCCATTGACGGCACAGTTTTCGATCTGGTTGCCCGTGATCGTGATGTTTTCATTGCCCAGGAAATAGCGGGTCTTTTCACCTTGGGGTTCGACACGACCCATCAGGGTAATGGCTCCAGTGGTGTAGCTGTTTTTTTGGAGCAGGTTGGTCCCCTGAGCCACATCGCGAATGTGGTTGCCACGGATCTTGATGTCTCGGCACCAGCCCGCCTCTCTCCAAAACGCATACTCCGGGCCGATGGTGATAGCCACGCCCTTGAGTCGCTCGAATC encodes the following:
- a CDS encoding sugar phosphate isomerase/epimerase family protein encodes the protein MISRRSFLTTSLSALGASALPAIEPINRAGQSRMQLGVAAYSFREKFQWSRGKEQKAKDGEKLWSILDFIDWCADHNVPGAEVTSYFFPPDVDEAFLLEVKRHAYLRGVQLAGTAVGNNFALPKGEKRDQEIANVKQWIDHAAVMNAPHIRVFAGQPPKGTPDEEALANCLEAYQECLDYAGKKGIFLGLENHHGLVAKPENLIHLVREAKSPWAGINWDSGNFHTEDPYGDLAKIAPYAINVQLKMEITHADGKTKEASDVDRVIKILKDANYQGWFTLEYEVKGTDAMIEIPKILDMLRPKLG